In Flavobacteriales bacterium, the following are encoded in one genomic region:
- a CDS encoding TonB-dependent receptor, translating to MKHSFLFFFLIILSQSFAQTGTLIGTITDKNNKPISETHVISGKATALSNELGKYELELPVGTHKVSYSTVSHHKKEVLVSIFANQNTAQHIVLEEKVEGLGEVTVTDRSENRTTNTTEVKVKDINKISGVNQGVEGMIRSISASTTTNNELSSQYSVRGGNFDENLIYVNGLEIYRPFLVRSGKQEGLSFINSDMVESIRFSAGGFGAEYGDKMASVLDITYRRPEKFGLQGNMSFQGGGITIGSPLKIKENKLTFLGSFRYKNPAFILKSLDTQGDYRPQFFDAQAYVHYDLNAVSSLSFLGNYSRNNYQFIPSTRTTSFGTVQDIKQLRVVFEGQEIDDYESANLALKYQRNIDENTEISAQYSHFRTVEQEFYDIDGYYILGQVDNNPGSENFGNVSNITGVGEYLNHARNRFSAQVNRVSLNFKKENPDEKSQWKAGLSFQNDAINDRLDEWRYIDSLGFSTNGENDALELDRKVFAKNTLNSNRFFGFASYKTQWENAKKEHWTLNAGIRANYWDYNQEFFVSPRLHMSYKPKMKRDMIFKWSLGSYNQSPFYRELRDLKGQLNPDIRSQKSVQSTLANDYELTLFGRPFKMTTELYFKYLWDVIPYQMENLLIKYYAHNNAVGYSTGLEWRLNGEIVKGSESFVSLALMRNMEDVEGDNFGFIPKPTDRALSVSMFYQDHLNKNEDIRFSLAASYATGLPFGPNESERKEQILRIPSYKRVDIGFSYALKKQDEIKTSFLKHFDQVWFTVEVFNLLAINNTQSYLWIKDAKQQEFAVPNYLTGRLLNLKLNFEL from the coding sequence ATGAAACACAGTTTTTTATTTTTCTTTTTGATTATTCTCTCTCAATCATTTGCTCAAACAGGAACATTGATAGGAACCATTACGGATAAAAACAATAAACCTATTTCGGAAACTCACGTAATTTCAGGAAAAGCAACGGCATTATCAAATGAATTAGGAAAATATGAATTAGAATTACCTGTGGGAACTCACAAGGTGTCATATTCTACAGTTTCTCATCATAAAAAGGAAGTCCTCGTAAGTATTTTTGCTAATCAGAATACGGCTCAACATATTGTGCTGGAAGAAAAAGTAGAAGGACTTGGAGAAGTAACAGTTACTGACCGATCAGAAAACCGTACCACCAATACTACAGAGGTAAAAGTGAAAGATATAAATAAAATATCAGGTGTAAACCAAGGCGTAGAAGGTATGATTCGTTCTATCTCGGCTTCTACCACTACCAATAATGAGTTGAGTTCTCAGTACTCTGTAAGAGGTGGAAATTTTGATGAAAATCTTATTTATGTAAATGGATTAGAAATCTACCGCCCATTTTTAGTACGTTCGGGTAAACAAGAAGGATTGAGTTTTATTAATTCTGATATGGTAGAAAGCATCCGATTTTCAGCGGGAGGTTTTGGAGCAGAATATGGGGATAAAATGGCTTCTGTTTTGGATATCACTTATCGCCGACCAGAAAAATTTGGACTACAAGGAAATATGAGTTTCCAAGGTGGAGGAATTACCATTGGGTCACCATTGAAAATAAAAGAAAATAAGCTTACCTTCTTGGGGAGTTTTAGATATAAAAATCCAGCTTTTATTCTTAAATCCTTAGATACACAAGGAGATTATAGACCTCAGTTTTTTGATGCGCAGGCTTATGTTCACTATGATCTGAATGCCGTTTCTAGTCTATCTTTTTTAGGAAATTATAGCAGAAACAATTATCAATTTATTCCCTCTACTCGTACTACAAGCTTTGGAACAGTACAGGATATCAAGCAGCTTCGTGTGGTTTTTGAAGGGCAAGAAATAGACGATTACGAAAGTGCAAATTTGGCTTTAAAATATCAAAGAAATATTGATGAAAACACGGAAATAAGTGCACAATACAGCCATTTTAGAACCGTTGAGCAAGAATTTTATGATATTGATGGTTATTATATTTTAGGGCAAGTAGATAATAATCCAGGTTCAGAAAATTTTGGTAATGTTTCAAATATCACTGGAGTAGGAGAGTATCTTAATCATGCAAGAAACAGGTTTTCGGCTCAAGTAAATAGAGTATCCTTAAATTTCAAAAAGGAAAACCCCGATGAAAAATCACAATGGAAAGCAGGGCTTTCGTTTCAAAATGATGCCATTAATGATCGATTGGATGAATGGCGATATATTGATTCGCTAGGTTTTAGTACCAATGGAGAAAATGATGCACTTGAGTTGGATAGAAAAGTATTTGCAAAAAACACCTTGAATTCTAACAGATTTTTTGGTTTTGCAAGCTATAAAACCCAATGGGAAAATGCAAAAAAAGAACATTGGACACTAAATGCAGGAATACGAGCAAATTATTGGGATTATAATCAAGAATTTTTTGTTTCCCCAAGGTTGCATATGAGTTATAAACCAAAAATGAAAAGGGATATGATTTTTAAATGGAGCTTAGGTTCCTATAATCAAAGTCCTTTTTATAGGGAACTTAGAGATTTAAAAGGGCAATTGAATCCTGATATTCGTTCTCAAAAATCGGTACAATCTACCTTGGCAAATGATTATGAGCTTACCCTTTTTGGAAGACCTTTTAAGATGACAACTGAGTTGTATTTTAAATATCTCTGGGATGTAATTCCTTACCAAATGGAGAATTTACTGATTAAATACTATGCGCACAACAATGCAGTAGGTTATAGTACTGGTTTAGAATGGAGGCTCAATGGCGAAATTGTAAAAGGCTCTGAATCTTTTGTGAGTTTAGCACTCATGAGAAATATGGAAGATGTAGAGGGCGATAATTTTGGTTTTATTCCCAAACCTACAGATCGTGCTTTAAGTGTGAGTATGTTTTATCAAGACCATTTGAATAAAAATGAAGATATTAGATTTAGTCTTGCCGCTTCTTATGCAACAGGTTTACCCTTTGGACCCAATGAATCTGAACGAAAGGAACAAATTTTGAGGATTCCATCATACAAAAGAGTAGATATTGGATTTTCTTACGCCTTGAAAAAACAAGACGAAATAAAGACCAGTTTTTTAAAACACTTTGATCAAGTTTGGTTTACTGTAGAGGTTTTTAACCTTT